Proteins encoded within one genomic window of Silene latifolia isolate original U9 population unplaced genomic scaffold, ASM4854445v1 scaffold_150, whole genome shotgun sequence:
- the LOC141637833 gene encoding CBS domain-containing protein CBSX5-like: protein MAGTLLTYEISDLCLGKPPLRPLPSDATVADALSFLRRRDSDDVFVSVWSVSDDSPHCVGRISVVDILCFLCKEENLNHPSVALHSPISVLLNKDSPNAVKQLEPNSSILEAVDCILEGAQSLIVPRRNRSSGISKQKLHQKASFGRQFCCITQEDVIRFFFNSINLFSPIPFNAIQSLDIIEKKILSVHCDDPALSALSAINTSVGGQSAVAVVDEEGRLLGDISLYMLASCDETLAPAVATLSAGDLITYIDYGGPTEDLTQLVKSRLEEKKLGGMLELLEDDHSNSSCLSSSGSSSSEDEAVHGKIHRRRSNSGRFARGTEPIVCHPSSSLVAVMIQALSHRLNYIWVVEDDYSLVGMITFTAILKVFRDHVSSFS, encoded by the exons ATGGCAGGAACCCTACTAACCTATGAAATATCTGATCTTTGCCTCGGGAAACCCCCGCTAAGGCCACTCCCTTCCGACGCTACCGTCGCTGACGCTCTTTCTTTTCTCCGTCGCCGCGATTCCGACGACGTTTTTGTTTCCGTATGGTCTGTTTCCGACGATTCTCCGCATTGCGTCGGGAGAATATCTGTTGTTGATATTTTGTGTTTTTTGTGTAAGGAGGagaatttgaatcatccttctGTTGCTCTTCATTCACCGATTTCCGTTCTCTTGAATAAGGATTCTCCTAATGCTGTCAAACAATTGGAGCCCAATTCTAG CATTCTTGAGGCAGTAGACTGCATTCTAGAAGGAGCACAGAGCCTAATTGTCCCAAGGAGAAACCGGAGTTCAGGCATCTCCAAACAGAAGCTCCACCAGAAAGCCTCATTTGGGCGTCAATTTTGCTGTATAACCCAAGAAGATGTAATCCGCTTTTTCTTTAACTCGATCAATCTCTTCTCTCCCATTCCTTTCAATGCAATTCAATCCCTCGACATAATCGAGAAGAAGATCTTATCAGTCCACTGTGATGACCCTGCCTTGTCTGCCTTGTCAGCAATCAACACCTCTGTAGGTGGCCAATCAGCGGTAGCCGTGGTGGACGAGGAGGGCCGATTACTCGGTGACATATCGCTGTACATGCTTGCCAGCTGTGATGAAACCCTTGCTCCCGCCGTTGCCACCCTTTCTGCAGGTGATCTGATAACCTACATTGACTATGGGGGTCCCACAGAGGATTTAACTCAGCTCGTCAAGTCAAGGCTGGAAGAAAAGAAGTTGGGTGGAATGTTAGAGCTCTTAGAAGACGATCATTCAAACTCTTCATGTTTAAGCTCGTCAGGATCGTCATCATCTGAGGATGAAGCCGTGCATGGGAAAATCCATCGACGCAGATCCAATTCCGGGCGATTTGCCAGGGGAACCGAGCCCATTGTCTGCCATCCAAGCAGCTCTTTGGTTGCGGTTATGATCCAGGCCTTATCACATCGGTTGAACTACATTTGGGTTGTTGAAGACGACTATAGCTTGGTCGGAATGATAACTTTTACCGCGATTCTCAAAGTTTTCCGGGATCATGTTTCCTCCTTTTCCTAA